GACTTCTTCTTTTCAGTAAAAGGGTCAACTGATTTGCTCACAGAGTTTCTCTCAGTATGATACTGGTTACTATCAGCACTAGATTTAATTCTAGTAGGAGCATGTTGGCTGCTCACTGGATAAGCTGAAGCTTGTGTTGAGTGACCACCATCAATGACACTTATTCTATCACCTGGAGCACTTTTCCTTTTCCTACTCTGTTCAGCATGTCCATTTACATTGAAGGCTGTTGTTAGTCCTGAAGAAGCAACATGAGAATGACCAACTGGAGGAATGCCGTTGGCAGGGGCTGGTAAGACGTATAGTGCATTGAGAGCATTTGTAGTCTCATCCTCACCAACATCGCACCTATTCATTCCAGGTCTGCAAAATTTCCAAATTCTAGCTCTTCAGAAAAGGAAAAAAGACTGTTCATGAACTTACAAACATGGAAATACATTACGGTGCTAAAAGATACCAATTCAATGGCAAAATAGTATAGACTAGTAAACTACAACCTAACAGTGCAAGTGTAATATAATAAGGCAGAAACCCACAAAAAAGATATCAAAACTGAACCATTGATTGTCGGTGTTCAGCTTGAACAGGAGAAAATGTCTGTGTGTAGTACAAGTGTAGTAGTTTAAAAGAAGCCACGATAATAAGGCATGCTGGTCACGCACTACCTAGTGATAAGACTTGTTGAGAGAAGAACAGAAGCAGTAAAAAAGAGTAGGAAGTATAAACAGTTGTATATGAACTTGAACTTACAGCCACAGTTGCATGCTACATTTCCACTCCTTTGGAAGGGTACTCATATCTGTTTCATATGGCAAGAGACGCCATTTCTGGCATATGTCACATTGAACCCAATGTTCATCTATCAGGTGTGGTACTTGGGGTGCAGGGGCTGCATTTGCAGTTGAGACAGAAGCTGGAGGTACATGCATTTTCTGTTCCTCAGAAGCTGTATGTCTATCGTGCTTTGCACCAGATGAAATCTCCCTCTTTGACGCCCCAGGCATATCAATATCCCTTTTGCTCCAAGACTTTTCCTTTGGCTGCAACTCTCCCAATCCACCTCCATTCTCCAATATAACTTGCTCCTTGCATCCATAAGATCCGTCAGGCAAACTGTCCTTGACATCTCTATGTGATTTTGGTTTGGGTTTCTTCCCGGAGTGACTAGATTTGGACTGAGAATCATGCTTTCTCTCTTTGACTGCCGCAGAAGAACGAGCCCCATTGTCAACATCcaggaaatcagaagatgttgcaGCATTCTTCTTTTGCTCCCTATGGATTCTTTTGGCCTCACTCTTGGTGTTATTTTTCGAACTTGCATCATAAAGTAAAGTTTCTTTGCTAGGCACTTTTTCCATGCTCCTGCAAACAGCAGGAGTTCTTTCATCTATAACCGTGTTATCTTCAAAGCTAACTCCAGCACCATTGCTTTTACTCTCAGGTTTTATTCTTCTTTCATGCTTCCTATCCAACAGAAGATCAGTGTCATTAGTTGTATTCATCTCTTCCAAAGTCGCTGTCTTTTCTGTCATGGGTTTCAGTTCCCTTTTTGCTGCTGAAAATTCCATTTCTGAGCTGCCAAGACCACCACTTTCTGAACATTTAGTTGTCTCCACTTTGACAGTTTCAGTTTTAATTGTCTTTATGTTGCTGTTTATAGCCCCTTCTTTCAACCGGGCATCCTTATTTCCTTCCAAATATTTTCCTGCTGTCTCCTCTTCAAAGTGACTCTCGCCCTTTGTCTCCATGCCTCTGGAACTAGACAAAATGGGTATGTTGAGAGCTTCTGATACGATCTTTTGACCGACAAGTGTTTCTATATCGATCTCCTTTTTCATAACTGCAGTTGGATCATTTATGTTACTTGACCTCTTCACCTCTATGGGTTTCTTTTTCTTACCATCAGGCTTCATTTTCTTAACTACATGCCCTTCAGATGCTTCCTGTGCATTTTCTATGTCCACGCTTGTTTCCCGTGTCTTTGATGAAGGCACAACCTTTTTCGTCAATTGCAAAATACTGCCCTTCAGAGGGGATAGTAAGAACCCTCCCGGAACTGAGAAGCATGTCATGATCTGTGTGGTCGTGTTTAAAAATGGAAGTGGTTATTCGCCCATTGAACAGTTCATACAGAAATATAAGTACAAAGAGCTAATACAGTTATCATGCACTACTTTACCTGAAGAATGGTCCGGGGGGATTCAAGTTGTACATTGTCAAATTCCGGGGAGAGTCCCCTGTAGCCATCGGGACTATCCTCCACAGATGAAGGTGAAGAAATATCAAGGCCCAAACCACTGTAAATAGCTGCATTATTTCTCGCCAAGACATTGTCTGAACCAACTTTTATCCGAACTTTAAATCTGTTCTGATCACTAGACTTAGATGAACCATATGAAGGATCATGATTGCCAGTGCTCCTTTTAGCTGTTGCGCTTTCACATCTTTCCTTTTTAACTGAATCACCCGAAAAAGGTAATGCGGAACCACTGTTCTGGGAAACAGACGGAACCGCCACAGACGTCGGGTTCTGAGGCACAGCCTACATTATAAATCACCATCAATGCAATATGAATGTATGTTCATGACAATACTATTCCAGAACAGTACAGCCAGAGCTAGCTAAGGTAAGCACCTCAATAGACTGGTGATAAGGAGATCTTGAGCCAAGGTTTGCCGCCTTAGGTGGAGTTCTAGTTTGGGGCAGGAGGGGGGAACGCTGGTACGTAGGTAAAAATGAACCATATCCACCAAACTTGGATCCTGTCAAAGATAAGTGAAGTGTTAAATGAATGAAGCCAAATCAAGCTGACTGCAGCAACAGCTCAACATCTCCTCACCTAGATTCTCTGCAGACACGCCTCCTTCAAAGTCCTTCTGGAAATGGCCTAGTACATCTTGGAGTTTTTCATCCTAAATAGAACACACCAGAAACACACAAAATAAGAATAGTGACCACGGCAAATATGATTGTGGGTGCAGTATATAACCTTCAAAGTAAAGTTGCTAGTGTATTTTTCACTGTATTAAACTGCTGGCCACTACTCACACTCATGTTGCTGGTTTTTGGTACAAATGAGAGTAAAGCTATAGTGATCTCTTGCATAAttcccaaacaagcatttttttgAAGTAAATCAAAAGGCAGTGCCTTCAACTGTTTTCCATTTCCAACCAAATCTTCACTATTCATGTTTTTCTCTATCTTCTGTACAATAAGATATCAGGTATACAGCGCGTACTGGAAGTTTGAAATTCAACATTTGAGCATATGAAGTGTGAAGCAACTGTTGACCTTAAGCTCAGAATAAAAACATGTTTTAATGATTTATGTTCACGTATTGATCCATTTCGCAATGAATGTAAGGTCTGGTCTCAAATAGAGAATGGCTAAATACAAATTAGTACTTGCACACCAAAGGTAACACCCCGTACAACCAAGAGGCTCGCCTTTTCTTTTTTAAGAACAGCATCATAAAATCGTTTACTTGACAAATTTATCATCAGCAGCAAAGCGACAAATTGCGCAAACTTTAGATGGTCCACCAAATGTGACTGCTTCCTAGGAGGACTGTAAAACTCTATCTATTCAATGAAATGAAATGCAAAAGTCTTTGCGTTTTCACGGAAAAAAAATGTGACTGTTTCCAGTATCACATGAACTAGCATCAAGAAACTGCTGCCCATGAAAATTTATCATCGTCAACAAAGAGACAAACTGCGTAACTTTAAATGATCCACCAAATGCGACTGCTTCCAGGACCGCGTGAACTAGCATCAAAAAACCATTACCTGGGAAAATTTATCATCATTAACAAAGCGACAAATGGCGCAAACATCAAATGATCCTCCAAATGTGACTGCTTCTAGTACCATGTGAACTAGCATCGTAAAACACGTTTTACTGATTTATGTTCAGGGTTTGATCCATTTTGCAATGAATGTACGGTGTGGTCTCGAACAGAGAGTATCTAAATCCAAATTAGTACTTGTACACCAAAGATAACACCCCATCCAACCAAGAGGCTCGCcttttcttccataacaacagaatCATAAAATCATTTACTTGACAAATTTATCATCATCAAAGCAACAAACTTGCGATTGCTTCTACTATCACGTGCACTAGCATCGAAAAACCGTTACCTAGGAAAAtttatcatcatcatcaacaaAGCGACAAACTGCGCAAACTTTAAATGATACTCCAAATGTGACTGCTTCTAGTACCCTGTGAACTAGCATCATACAACTGTTACCTAGACTTATCATCATCAACAAAGCCACAAACTGCGCAAACTTTAAATGATCCACCAAATGTGAATGCTTGTAGTACCAGCTGAACTAGCATCGAATTACTGTTACCTAGGAAAATTTATCACCGTCAACAAAGCGGCAAACTGAGCAAACTTTAAATGATCCACCAAATGCGACTGCTTCTAGTAGCACCATGTGAACTAGTAGCAGCATCGAAAAACCTTGCCTAGACAAATTGATCATCGCCAACAAAGCGACGAACTGCGCAAAGTTTAAATGGATCCCCCAAATGCAACTGCTTCCAATACCAGTTGGAAGTAGCATCGTTAAACCGCTGCCTAGACAAACTTATCATCACATCATCAAGAGAGCGAGAAGCTGTGTAATGAACTCTAATTTGATCCACCAATGAGGCTAGCTGCTTCCCGTGCCAGGTGAACTACTAGAGCCAGGAATTTCGGATGAATTAAATGAACCACGAATGCTGCTGCTTGCAGCGCCATGTGAACTAGTAAAGACACGATTTTTGGATGAGCTAAATGGTCTACCAACGGGATCGCCGCCGGCCCTGGAGTGGGAATCGCTCGTGCAGAGCGGGAGAATCGAACAGGCAAGAAAAGCACGTTCTTTGCCGGCGCGGATTTGGCCGATCAAGCCGCTGGTTGCGCTCAATTGGTAGGCTGCATCTAAGTCATCTATACCAAACGAAGCATGGGAACTGCAGCGAAAGGAAGCTGCTGGGCGAGGGAGGCGGGCGGGCACTCACAATGTAAGAGAGCGCGACGTCGGGGTCGACGAAGGCCGTGTCGTCGCCGTATGCCTCCCCCTCCTCCAGCTCGCCGTCTTCGTCCATGCCGCCGCGGAGGGCGCCGCCCGCATCCTCCTGCCGCCTCCTCACAGACAGCATCCACCCACCGGCACCCACACCGAGTCAACCCGGGCCCACCGCCTCCCAGCCCGCGCGGCCCGAGCTCTGGAGACCGCGAATCGCGGCTTGAATCGCGGCTCGAATCCCGCACCGGAGCTCCCCGATCGGCCGGAATCTCTCtcaccgcctccgccgccgcagccGGCGTGCCCTGAATCGGCAAAATTCCGTCGCCTCCGGATTGGGGATCGCGAGATTCGGCCCACACGCACACCCTCTTCTCTCTCTGGAATACTACCTGTCTCTCTCTCCCCGCCTCGGCCAGGCGTCTCGAGGCTTCGTCGCACGCGACGGAATTCTTTATTGTTTCCGCAAAGACAAAGCTTTTTTGCGGCTGGCTGCGCTGGGTAGACGACCTGGTGCTGGTGCTGGTGGCTGCTGATGGTGGGTGGTGGGCGGCGCTCCCCTCCCTCCCCTTTGTTCGCTCTTCGCTGAGATggttttctttccttttcttcggCCCCCTCCGGCTTTTCCTCTCGCAGCCACAGCCTTTCCGCGCCCGAACCGTTGGAATGTTCCGCACTCTCTTCGTTTCGTTTCGGAGGCGGTTGCGCGTGTCACGAACGGATTCCGTTGCGTTGCATGGCACGCCGTTTCTACTTGCGTGAGGTCGTGCACAAATGCTCTGGCTCGATGCATGAGGCCTGATCACTCTAGCTTGTGGCATTTGGATGTGGTGAGTCATTCATTGAGTGGTGATGCACGATTTGTTCATGAGTACAAATATATGTAATACTGTTTAGGTGATTCTCTCTTCTGTTGATTCTCTcttcttcctctttctctttgtgGATTTGCGTGCTCTATTCAGTTCAATCAAAAGACCGATCTGATGGAGAAGAACTAGGCAATTGTATTCAACACTCTTTACCATGCCACGATCTGCTCCTCTGTCGGTCCGATCGCTGCCCAGACCTTCCATGTAAACCCGATCGGCGCTGATGACCCCCACCTGAAACCCTAAGTTCGATGTTGCAGCGACCCCGCTTCCCCATCAATAAATTTATTTtctcagtttactagtcttcCCCTTATCCCTAGGTCGCCAATTTAACCAACATAATTTAAATTATACAATACAAAAACtataaattatatcattagaaaatagaacatctaaactttgtaatgatataattttataacatataactaatacTAAATTGATCAAATTTCGCCTAATAtactgtgagagagggagtatATAGTTTCTATAGTCCGTTGGTCTATAATCAATATCGGCGGCCAAGTGAAACTGCAAAATTGGTCTATATTTCCGATATAAATAATAAGCAAAACCATGAGATTTAGAGGTGCCCAGAGTTATTTAAAATTTTGGTTGGACTAGGCAATATGCAGTACAGGACGTCTCAAGCTATCTTGCACTACGGATGCTTAAATTGACTAGAATTGACTAGTACTTCCAGCTTGCTAAGCTAGCGAAGCAGTGTCGACTTGGGCGATGGGAACAATGTAATTTTGGCATGTTCCAAGGGGGCTTGCTTTATATCCTCCTATTTCGACCCAACTcctacgaagaagaggaacaaaggcacAAAGAAACACGCATCCACTTGACATCTGGTTGCCACGATTGCTGTCGTTGTATCAACGTTTTATGAGTTGTGGTTAGGGGTGAAATGCCACTCGAACCCAGAGCTAGCTGGTTCTCCCCGAAATGCGTTGAGGCGCAGCAGTTGACTGGACATCTAGGGGTAAAGCACTGTTTCGGTGCGGGCTGCGCGAGCGGTACCAAATCGAGGCAAACTCTGAATACTAGATATGACCCAAAAATAACAGGGGTCAAGGTCGGCCAGTGAGACGATGGGGGATAAGCTTCATCGTCGAGAGGGAAACAGCCCGGATCACCAGCTAAGGCCCCTAAATGACCGCTCAGTGATAAAGGAGGTGGGGGTGCAAAGATAGCCAGGAGGTTTGCCTAGAAGCAGCCACCCTTTAAAGAGTGCGTAATAGCTCACTGATCGAGCGCCCTTGCGCTGAAGATGAACGGGGCTAAGCGATCTGCCGAAGCTGTGGGATGTCAAAATGCATCGGTAGGGGAGCGTTCCGCCATGGCAAGTCCTTGGGAAATAACTCCGATGGGCAGAAAAAGGAAGGCGTTAAGAGACCCTCCTGTCCCAACCCTAGACACTCTAAGATCCTTTTTCAAACCTGCTCTGCTCCCATTTAAGGAAGAAGAATTTCACGTTCTTCCTGAAAGTAAGGGAGGATTAGGAAAGTCCTATTGATTGCTGCTTTCTCCAGACCGCCGGGAAAAGCATGAAAAAAAAAAGGCTTGAATGGTACGATCCCTCCGTCACCCCAGAATGAAAGGGGTGATCTCGTAGTTCTTGGTCTGTGAAGATGCGTTGTTAGGTGCTCCATTTTCCCATTGAGGACGAACCTCAACCTGTGCTCGAGAGATAGCTCTCCATACACTGATAAGGGATGTATGGATTCTCGAGAAGAGAGGAGCCGTGGTGGACCCTCCCCGGACCGCCCGGATCCCACGAGTGAATAGAAAGTTAGATCTACATGTATAGGATGCACTCAATGTGTACGAGCTTGTCCAACAGATGTATTAGAAATGATACCCTGGGATGGATGTAAAGCCAAGCAAATAGCTTCTGCCTCGAGAACTGAAGATTGTGTGGGTTGTAAGAGATGCGAATCCGCTTGCCCGACGGATCCAAGGGGGCTTGCTTTATATCCTCCTATTTCGACCCAACTcctacgaagaagaggaacaaAGAAACACGCATCCACTTGACATCTGGTTGCCACGATTGCTGTCGTTGTATCGACGTTTTTTTGTTGTGCGTCTCTTATCATATTGTTGTCTATAGCGTTCGGTTGTTCACATCCACAAACCGTCGTTCAGTCAGCACACGGCTGGTGCTACTCATGGCTCCCAGGCTGGGTGGATAAACATAGGTGTAAAGTAGAACTAAAAACGTGTCTACATTTGCCCACGTGTGCTTTGATTTTTCTATATCCGTGTCAGTTTTATCCAGAGAGTGTGGGCAAAAAGTTAAAATTACGTTGTAAAAAATAACAAGATTACAAAATTATAACTGAAAACatataaaagaataaaaagttaCAACTGGAAATGGATGGAGGAACCGAGAAACCACAAAGATGGaactcaatgaagcaagcgatgcGGTCTTGCCTTTGGTGCATGGTCACCTATTAGACCATCAAGTCGCAAATGTTCTACTCCAAATTCTAACCACGTCTGTTCTTAATGATTATGTTGTGCATGATTACGCAAACATTTATGATGTACCAAAACACCTCCAGTTCGCAAACCTGTCTAGTCTGACTATATCGCCATCATAACCAAAGCAATGCATCATGCCTAGCTTGACGCTCGAATTTCTCCTGTGGTTTATTTTCAATATTATTGTCAATACAACAAATTGTTTATTGTCAATACAATGAAATGGTTTATTGTCAACAAATGAAGCATAAATATTTTCAATATTATTAcaacacaatcaaatggtttatcATCAATACAACAAATTGTGAATCAACAATACAACAAATACGTCATGAAcaatacaataacttgatcaccaATAGTACAACAAATAGTTTTTGAACAATAGAATAAACATAcatatgagataaaatattgttgtTGCCCTCTTAGGAGGCAATAAACTTGGCCACTCTCTCTTCTCTCCTACGCACTTGCATTGGGCGACCCATCAATGTGGGAGGGGCACTGTCGCAGCGGATCAACATCGGTGTCGGCGCGTGCAGTTGAAGCTGCTTGTAGACTGGCGACGGCGTGACCGATTGGTGGCAGTGGATAGGCGATTCGGCCGGCTGGATGTGCGGCTGTTGAAAGGGAGTGACGCGTCATCGATTTTCCTTGTCGGAGTTGGCTGGTAGACGCGTCGAAGTCACCGGAGGAGAAGGGGGCAGAGGATTCAGCGGCACACGGAAGTTTCAGAGGGGCGGTTATCTTTCGTGCTTTTACAGCGCGTGGTGCCGTGTGCGCCAAATATCCAGCGCGTTGAGCCGCAATTTTCTGCGCGCTGCAAACATTTTACCACGCGCTCTATTATGTAGCGTCTGTTGGAGCGCTTATTTTAAATGCTTGCGTGCAAAAAAAAAACGGTTTTACAGCGTGAGCGCGATTTAGCATCATTCGTTGGAGATGCTCGGACTAATTTCTTGTCATCTCCCATTTACTGGATCTTTTATCTCGATTTGTCTTTTAGTTTTCACATGTGTTACTTCATGTAATTTGATTTTACGATTAATGAACTATGTGGTTGCTCTCAAAAAAGctgaatatataatattttagaGGAGATATTAAGATTTGTATCTTTTGGTTCTATAATTGGAGTCTTCGAAAGTTCGGTTTGGGTTAGCTAATTTCTTGCCATCTCCTATTCACTGGATCATGGAGCTGACGAGGCAGACAATGTTGTACTCCCTTCgatccatattaattgacttcaatatggatgtatctagaactaaaatgtgtctagatacatccatattagagtcaattaatatgaaccggagggagtaataGAATGCGGCCCAGCAACACGGACCACCAGATCAATACGTGCAGCAGCCAGCACGACGGCACGGATAAGTCTGGCCCATGGCACGGCAGCACGTCTCCCGACAAGTCCACCCTCTTCCCACGAGCATGCAGGTCCCGTGCACCACCGGATCCGCCGTAGCGTCCGTCATTAAAGGATGTACCGTGTCTAACACTCGATCTATTTTTCATACTCttcttttcgggtgatgatgcacGCTCTCGGTCTTGGTTACTTCATTGAAAAATGGCAGCATCACCGGCCGGAACATTGTGCGGCCAACGGTTTTTCCGCACCGTCGTTTAGGAATCACGTGATGTCATCTGACTATGATCTGGTCATTATTCAGTCTGACTTAGCGATCGAGCTAAAGAACGAGTAAATAGTATATTCCGCTAGCTTCAGTTTTTGGAGTAGTTTCCAGGATATGGCTCAGCTCATCTTGGTGACAGTACCTAGTTGCCTGGCGTACGGGTCCTTTGACTTGCAGGAGGCCAGTCACTCTGCATGAGATCGTCTGAAAACTCGAGTTGGTTGGCATGAATGGCCATTTCTCAGACTTAGAGTGTTTCCATCGGTTCTTCTTAATAGAGGCTGGCAGCCCGATAAAGACTTTAGAGCATTATTAGTAGTGCCCCTAAACGATCAAATTCTCAAAGTAGTTTAAGGGTTGAGAATGGGTATTTTTTGGCACATTTGAGAGGTGAAAAACAGGGACAAAGACAAGAACCCTCAAACCCTTAAAAACATTCATTTGAtatcactagtggagaagaggcctttggacccaagcaaatgtcccagtgctgaaccaaaccgggtccaatgggggcattggtcgATTCGTTCTGCCAGAACGACCCCAATGGCGCTGTCActgtagtggcctttggaccggtttgtaatacaaaccaggACTAAAGTCCACGCATGCAGCGCGACGAGCCGTGTCGGCCGTGGAAACCTTTAGTCGGTTTgttttacaaaccgggtccaaaggccccccaaTCTGGCTATATTACcttgccctgcccaagtgtgagccacacttggccattttttcactttcttcacaagagaggtgtattgctctcctctcttcttcacatgcacaagaggtgtttgatgaaatgcttaagaggatttgccacttgagtttacacaaatcaagccacacttaacttgtttttttcttcttcatcgaggttaacaactttatccttttcatctgtaattgataaaatgcatgtgtatatatacatcgtgatgttccgtaatggttttgatcagctaaattatatcatgcagatgaatcggcaatggatgtacattgaccgacggtttgacgagttcacttcgggcctggataattttatggccgtggcggaggcaaacaaacatggtggcttcatgtattgtccatgtgtcaagctgcagaataccgtaaattacgctcactcgagtctcattcacagccaccttctgcgatccggtttcatgcccagttactattgttggaccaagcacggagaaagaggggttatgatggaagacaatgacgaagaggaagaggatgatgacggttatcccaatttccctgaatacgatgatctgcgaaggcaatgaagacaatgaagtagaagatcaagaggcaccggaTGAGCCCtgcgatgatgatcttggccgggccattcttgatgcaaggagagaatgtggcgaaaaggaaaggttggccttcgacaagatgatagaagatcacaacaaattgttatacccaacttgcgaagatggccataaaaagctaggcgacactgctggaattgttgcaatggaaggcgagaGAAGCAGTGTCAACGACTCGGGATTTGGAAAGTtcttgacaataattaagaggaagcttccaaggggtaacgaattgcccgccgatgcgtacgaagcgaagaagattatgcgcctctaggattagatgtgcaaaagatacatgcatgcattaatgattgcatcctctaccgcgatgagtacgagaatttggatgcatgtccggtgtgccttgcattgcggtataagatcagacgagatgaccctggtgatgttgagggcgagcgccccgggaagagggttctgccaaggttatgtggtatgctcctataataccacgggtgAAACGCTTGTTCgaaataaagagcacgctaggttgttgcgatggcacaaagaagaccgtaagaaagacgtgatgttgaggcacctgtgatggctcccaatggagaaaaatcgatagagagttcccaaactttgcacgggatgcaaggaacttacggtttggtctaagtacggatggcatgaatccttttggagagcagagctgcagccatagcacctggctttgtgactctttgtatatataaccttcctccttggttgtgcatgaagcggaagttcattatgatgccggtgctcatacaaggcccgaagcaaccgggaacgacattgatgtgtactgaagccattagtcgaagaacttctacagtgtGGTCCCTagcggtgta
This region of Lolium perenne isolate Kyuss_39 chromosome 2, Kyuss_2.0, whole genome shotgun sequence genomic DNA includes:
- the LOC127331644 gene encoding cysteine-tryptophan domain-containing zinc finger protein 7; this encodes MLSVRRRQEDAGGALRGGMDEDGELEEGEAYGDDTAFVDPDVALSYIDEKLQDVLGHFQKDFEGGVSAENLGSKFGGYGSFLPTYQRSPLLPQTRTPPKAANLGSRSPYHQSIEAVPQNPTSVAVPSVSQNSGSALPFSGDSVKKERCESATAKRSTGNHDPSYGSSKSSDQNRFKVRIKVGSDNVLARNNAAIYSGLGLDISSPSSVEDSPDGYRGLSPEFDNVQLESPRTILQIMTCFSVPGGFLLSPLKGSILQLTKKVVPSSKTRETSVDIENAQEASEGHVVKKMKPDGKKKKPIEVKRSSNINDPTAVMKKEIDIETLVGQKIVSEALNIPILSSSRGMETKGESHFEEETAGKYLEGNKDARLKEGAINSNIKTIKTETVKVETTKCSESGGLGSSEMEFSAAKRELKPMTEKTATLEEMNTTNDTDLLLDRKHERRIKPESKSNGAGVSFEDNTVIDERTPAVCRSMEKVPSKETLLYDASSKNNTKSEAKRIHREQKKNAATSSDFLDVDNGARSSAAVKERKHDSQSKSSHSGKKPKPKSHRDVKDSLPDGSYGCKEQVILENGGGLGELQPKEKSWSKRDIDMPGASKREISSGAKHDRHTASEEQKMHVPPASVSTANAAPAPQVPHLIDEHWVQCDICQKWRLLPYETDMSTLPKEWKCSMQLWLPGMNRCDVGEDETTNALNALYVLPAPANGIPPVGHSHVASSGLTTAFNVNGHAEQSRKRKSAPGDRISVIDGGHSTQASAYPVSSQHAPTRIKSSADSNQYHTERNSVSKSVDPFTEKKKSKSKSRGSHSDGGDLMERPKKHSKGKSKREIDHCEYKASKKIKKEDRHRSSRDRNAKCDLASGDIPDEAKALLLKATILNNLGEKGDVSSLKQQSAPRYDRLDKSKRDKDDDVVLSEDRNKETFHTSDAQRSDFSTKKRIVKEWEESQHNSTAHVSNGTTVNHSSVAKETYKDQNLKETKPKLKKSEELYSTTDFRSVKGQILSCNEGHVNNELVEDSTDFAGKRGLNLVGPASGDMAHIQTAAVTSSSSKASDSQKKKHNSHVAKISPIESVSSSPVRNSNIDKPPHNRILEKDGPMNTNSSTMPSSVKHLNSEAGIVDNVRQAKKSKDSLLASEPVLHSSLQGSSDKDDDLVQLTRGHAPERLSLRKGLDDDTHHASGRKDSTVNGSSASRGYNHLHSGDKNSSRTDGSVVQPRAAVLDAKGDTVANAHTKIAASMQDRNGSTHCPPDGNFQPQLSSGKDKLYPKSNKQDTEKPKAQMVPSPLKETHSTPVKSNASKLTPQSRRCSDENGGQHGVSKQGTSNPADTSSPAMKDGNSTAAYALKEARDLKHKANRLKKEGKDLESTRLYFEAALKFLHVASLLEPPSIDGGKQGDAAQSMFSDTAKLCNFVAHEYERCKKMAAAALAYKCVEVAYLKAAYYKYPIASKDRQVLQAVVQTTPGESPSSSASDIDNLNNNGLSKKAPSNKDANSPQVAGNHLLLAVRNQPHLTRLLAYTNDVNCAFEATRKSQTAIASAAGNHEKGVDGVSSVRTVLDFNFRSVNDLLRLVRLSMESISC